The following is a genomic window from Verrucosispora sp. WMMD573.
GGGGTGGTGAAGTCGCCGGGGCTGATCCGGCCGGCCCAGCGGTCCTGGGTGAGCACCAGCGGACGTGGCTCGCTGAAGCCACCCGCCGCCGGATCGAGCACCACGGCCAGGCCAGCCCGCCGTCCGGACGGCACCCGGATCACGTCACCGACCCGCAGCCGCTCCAGGGCCGCCACCGCCGCCGCCCGTCGCTGGCTCTGCCCCTGCCGGGCGATGGCCCGCTCCCGGTCGGCGATGGCGACCCGCAGGGCGAAGTACTCGTCGAAGTCGCCGTGATGGCACTCCGCCTCGACGCCGTACGCCTCGATCGTCTCGGTGTTGCGTTGCACCTGCCGGGCCAGGCCGACCACCGAACGGTCCGCCTGGAACTGCGCGAACGACGACTCCAGCAGCGCCCGCGCCGACTCCGCGCCGACGCTGCCGACCAGGTTCACCGCCATGTTGTACGACGGTCGGAAGCTGGATCGCAGCGGATAGGTCCGGGTGGAGGCCAGACCCGCCACATGCCGGGGGTCGGTCTCCGGGGACCACACGACCACGGCGTGCCCCTCCACGTCGATGCCCCGTCGACCGGCCCGGCCGGTGAGCTGGGTGTACTCCCCCGGGGTCAGGTCCACGTGCGCCTCGCCGTTGTACTTGACCAGGCGTTCCAGCACCACGCAACGGGCCGGCATGTTGATGCCCAGGGCGAGGGTCTCGGTAGCGAAGACCGCCTTGACCAGGCCACGGACGAACAGCTCCTCCACGACCTCCTTGAACGCCGGCAGCATCCCGGCGTGATGCGCGGCCAGCCCGCGTTCCAACCCGTCGAGCCACTCCCAGTAGCCGAGCACCGACAGATCCTCGCCGGGGATGGCGGTCACCCGGGACTCCACCACGCGGCGGATCTCCGCCCGTTCCTCGGGTGAGGTGAGCCGCAGCCCGGCGGCGAGGCACTGCTGCACCGCGGCGTCGCAGCCGGCCCGGCTGAAGATGAACAGGATCGCCGGCAGCAGCCCCTCGCGGTCCAGCCGGTCGACGATGTCCGGACGCAGCGGCCCGCGCCAGCGGGGGCCACGCCGGCCGGCGCCGAAGCCGCCGGAGCGTCCCTCACCGAGATCCAGCCGGCGCATCGTGTCCCGCGTGTAGCGCAGCAGTTCCGGGTGCACGTCGTGCTTGCGTGCCGCCGCCGCGTCGTGGAACAGGTCGAACATCCGCTTGCCGACCAGCATGTGCTGCCACAGCGGCACCGGCCGGTGCTCGCTGACCACCACGGTGGTCTCACCCCGAACCGTGATCAGCCAGTCGGCGAACTCCTCGGCGTTGGAGACCGTCGCCGACAGCGACACCAGGGTCACCGAGTCGGGCAGGTGGATGATGACCTCCTCCCACACCCCGCCCCGGAACCGGTCGGCCAGGTAGTGGACCTCGTCCATCACCACGTACGCCAGGCCGTCGAGGGTGGCCGAGCCGGCGTAGAGCATGTTGCGCAGCACCTCGGTGGTCATCACCACCACCGGGGCGTCGCCGTTGATGGCGTTGTCGCCGGTGAGCAGCCCCACCTGCGCGGCACCGTACCGGTCGACCAGGTCGTGGTACTTCTGGTTCGACAGCGCCTTGATCGGCGTGGTGTAGAAGCACTTGAGCCGCGCCCCGTCGGCCGGTGCCGGCCGCCCCGGCGCACCCCGCAACGCCAGGTGTACGGCGAACTCGCCGACCACCGTCTTGCCGGCTCCGGTCGGGGCGCAGACCAGCACGCCACTGCCCCGTTCCAGGGCCTGACACGATTCCCGCTGAAAGTCGTCGAGGTCGAACCCCAGGTCAGCGGTGAACTCTTCCAGCGCCGGGAACTGTGAGGCCTGGGCGGCCCGGCGGCGCGCCGCGGCGTACCGCTCGGCGGGGCTCGACATGTCACCAAGATTAGTGCGTGCCCACGACGGGCACCCGGCAAGGCCGACCGCCGGGGCGGTCGGAGTGGGTCGGTAGGGTGCACGACGTGCCGGATCATGCCGAACCGACCAGCCCCGTGCCCGACGTCGACGGTCGGGGTCCGTCCCGTCGGCAGGTGCGGGCGGTCCTGTTCGATTTCCATGGCACCCTGGCGCAGGTGGAGGAGCCCAGCCAGTGGGTGCTGGCCGCCGCGTCGGCATGCGGGGTGGACCTGGACCGCGCCCGGGCGACCGCCCTGGCCGACCGGCTGCTCACCGCAGGCCGCGCCGGTGGGCCGCTGCCCGCCCGGGTACCACCCCACCTGGCCGAGTTGTGGGCCGACCGGGATCTGTACGAGCACGCTCACCGTGGTGCGTACACCGGGCTGGCCGACACGGTCGACACCGGCATCGACG
Proteins encoded in this region:
- a CDS encoding DEAD/DEAH box helicase: MSSPAERYAAARRRAAQASQFPALEEFTADLGFDLDDFQRESCQALERGSGVLVCAPTGAGKTVVGEFAVHLALRGAPGRPAPADGARLKCFYTTPIKALSNQKYHDLVDRYGAAQVGLLTGDNAINGDAPVVVMTTEVLRNMLYAGSATLDGLAYVVMDEVHYLADRFRGGVWEEVIIHLPDSVTLVSLSATVSNAEEFADWLITVRGETTVVVSEHRPVPLWQHMLVGKRMFDLFHDAAAARKHDVHPELLRYTRDTMRRLDLGEGRSGGFGAGRRGPRWRGPLRPDIVDRLDREGLLPAILFIFSRAGCDAAVQQCLAAGLRLTSPEERAEIRRVVESRVTAIPGEDLSVLGYWEWLDGLERGLAAHHAGMLPAFKEVVEELFVRGLVKAVFATETLALGINMPARCVVLERLVKYNGEAHVDLTPGEYTQLTGRAGRRGIDVEGHAVVVWSPETDPRHVAGLASTRTYPLRSSFRPSYNMAVNLVGSVGAESARALLESSFAQFQADRSVVGLARQVQRNTETIEAYGVEAECHHGDFDEYFALRVAIADRERAIARQGQSQRRAAAVAALERLRVGDVIRVPSGRRAGLAVVLDPAAGGFSEPRPLVLTQDRWAGRISPGDFTTPAEVLARIRVPKHFNPRNPAARRDLAAQVSGTGLDRHSRRGARGRQSGEDHQLSQLRTELRRHPCHACPEREEHARWAERRRRLERDTEELRQRVAGRTGSLARTFDRIVALLTGRGYLAADGAVTDAGRTLGRIWTEADLLVAECLRRGVWDGLSPAELAAAVSVVVFEARRDVDERASLPRGAVAEAVDATLKLWSEIEAEEASRGLAVTREPDLGFAWPVYRWARGEALAKVLASGHELDGEMPAGDFVRWARQVVDLLGQLADSGGASTELRATARQAINAVNRGVLAYHSPA